A window from Apostichopus japonicus isolate 1M-3 chromosome 2, ASM3797524v1, whole genome shotgun sequence encodes these proteins:
- the LOC139981268 gene encoding uncharacterized protein has protein sequence MATWNPFIEDLTENFFKCSVCLDQFNEPKLLPCLHRYCNDCLRTVIQASHDGTIECPLCKQRCCIPEDGLDGFKTDFHMKSVLEFIELRKSFEKKDLKQCVSCSKDVVCSAYCFKCRDFLCDECYKVHISNKMFTDHQPSTLKLENMAAKNLTMEEIAAMTEDPRCHFHIKEPAKLCCGTCQNEPVCLVCTYSQHKGHDLIDVTHLAKKERTLLNRNLAELSKHKNKLYALPEKVQMALVKLNENAIKKTLLLISQHEEQAKKTKDKLAECSDKRDKRAADIEKRRGCEKREITVKHEEEMNRLIMKHQENMTITDVKYDQELEEFKDNCKETEGEFFKKLGKLESNFKTLTTAKDILTSQNKNKCEEILNKCKQLIKRFENLSATSSTILACNDDWTDAQCVPYIRAASEPMIEEMKQEYPELESLSDFVISDITKVISDKVVITESAESVVDVAGIKAKGYWINGMTSSSNGNIVMTGMVSQEESHITAINMKGEILNQNVLNRNKRFSVRPERYCCNLSGFNVITVCIPDEIGIYNISYSSYQKKNISNMDEPWPEGRYVLSVTTNPAKNEIIVGTNSREVYAFDYQLNYSHIIVLPDVISVASDITVHDGNLLICEYVGRTSYAVTMVTSGSKVVYEFTKPNLSGADVKPYSVCIGTGGFIYMLWNDDMELNTVLTQYSRDGRQLLTSMPVDEEAMCITTSVVDGEEKLMIVTDSSGKMYIYGLVPA, from the coding sequence gtcttcatcgatacTGTAACGATTGCTTGAGAACAGTTATTCAAGCCAGCCATGATGGGACAATAGAATGTCCACTTTGTAAACAGCGATGTTGTATACCAGAGGATGGATTGGACGGCTTTAAGACTGATTTTCATATGAAGAGTGTGCTCGAGTTCATAGAATTGCGTAAATCATTCgaaaagaaagatttgaagCAGTGTGTGAGCTGTTCAAAGGATGTGGTATGTTCGGCCTACTGTTTTAAATGTAGAGATTTTTTATGTGACGAATGTTACAAGGTTCATAtcagtaataaaatgtttactgatCACCAACCAAGCACtctgaaattggaaaatatggCAGCTAAGAACCTGACCATGGAGGAAATAGCTGCAATGACGGAAGATCCCAGGtgccattttcatatcaaagaaCCAGCCAAATTGTGCTGTGGTACATGCCAAAATGAACCGGTTTGCTTAGTCTGCACTTACAGTCAGCACAAAGGTCATGATCTCATAGATGTGACTCATCTAGCCAAGAAGGAAAGGACATTACTGAATCGGAACCTCGCGGAACTAAGCAAGCATAAAAATAAACTATATGCGTTACCTGAGAAGGTTCAAATGGCGCTAGTAAAATTGAATGAGAATGCTATAAAAAAGACATTGTTGTTGATAAGTCAACACGAGGAACAggcaaagaaaacaaaggatAAACTTGCTGAATGTAGTGATAAACGTGACAAACGAGCTGCTGACATAGAAAAAAGAAGAGGATGTGAAAAACGTGAAATAACTGTTAAACATGAAGAGGAAATGAACCGATTGATCATGAAACATcaagaaaatatgacaattacCGATGTAAAATATGACCAGGAATTGGAAGAATTTAAGGACAATTGTAAGGAAACGGAGGGTGAATTCTTTAAAAAACTCGGGAAGTTAGAAAGTAATTTCAAGACCTTGACAACAGCTAAAGATATTCttacaagtcaaaacaaaaacaaatgtgaAGAAATACTAAATAAATGTAAGCAACTTATTAAACGGTTCGAAAACTTATCAGCAACGTCTTCTACCATTCTTGCATGCAATGACGATTGGACAGACGCACAGTGTGTTCCTTACATAAGAGCAGCAAGTGAACCTATGAtcgaagaaatgaaacaagaatatccagagttagaatctttatctgattttgtCATCAGTGATATAACAAAAGTTATATCTGACAAAGTTGTAATTACAGAAAGCGCAGAGTCTGTTGTTGATGTTGCGGGAATCAAAGCTAAAGGTTACTGGATCAACGGTATGACAAGTAGTAGCAATGGTAATATCGTTATGACTGGTATGGTATCACAAGAGGAATCACACATCACTGCCATTAACATGAAAGGAGAAATATTAAATCAGAATGTTTTAAATAGAAATAAGAGATTTAGTGTTCGGCCAGAGCGTTACTGTTGTAATTTGTCGGGGTTCAATGTCATTACAGTTTGCATACCGGATGAAATcggtatttataatatttcttaCTCTTCTTACCAAAAGAAGAACATCAGTAATATGGATGAGCCCTGGCCAGAGGGTAGGTATGTTTTATCTGTTACCACGAATCCCGCCAAGAATGAAATCATTGTTGGTACTAACAGCAGAGAAGTGTATGCATTTGATTATCAGCTGAATTACAGTCACATCATAGTACTACCTGATGTAATCAGTGTAGCAAGTGATATTACTGTCCATGACGGTAATCTTCTGATCTGTGAGTATGTTGGTAGGACCTCATATGCAGTTACCATGGTGACTTCAGGGAGTAAGGTGGTGTATGAATTCACCAAACCAAATCTAAGTGGAGCTGACGTGAAACCTTACAGTGTGTGCATAGGTACGGGAGGTTTCATCTACATGTTATGGAATGATGATATGGAGCTGAACACTGTGCTAACACAATACAGTCGAGATGGTCGGCAATTATTAACATCAATGCCAGTTGATGAAGAGGCAATGTGCATTACCACATCCGTAGTAGATGGGGAGGAGAAGCTCATGATAGTTACCGATAGTTCGggtaaaatgtatatatacggACTAGTACCTGCATAG